The following coding sequences lie in one Anomaloglossus baeobatrachus isolate aAnoBae1 chromosome 7, aAnoBae1.hap1, whole genome shotgun sequence genomic window:
- the LOC142246273 gene encoding histone H4: MSGRGKGGKGLGKGGAKRHRKVLRDNIQGITKPAIRRLARRGGVKRISGLIYEETRGVLKVFLENVIRDAVTYTEHAKRKTVTAMDVVYALKRQGRTLYGFGG; the protein is encoded by the coding sequence ATGTCTGGTCGCGGTAAAGGAGGAAAAGGTCTCGGGAAAggcggcgccaagcggcacaggaaggtgctccgtgataacatccagggcatcaccaagcccgccatccgccgtctcgcccgcagaggaggcgtcaagcgcatctccggcctcatctacgaagagactcgcggagtcctgaaagttttcctggagaatgtgatccgtgacgccgtcacctacaccgagcacgccaagaggaagaccgtcaccgccatggacgtggtgtacgcgctgaagcgccagggccgcactctctacggcttcggAGGTTAA